One segment of Primulina tabacum isolate GXHZ01 chromosome 6, ASM2559414v2, whole genome shotgun sequence DNA contains the following:
- the LOC142549289 gene encoding putative 2-oxoglutarate-dependent dioxygenase AOP1.2 isoform X2 yields MGSETIKLPFINFSELDQESQTSNWESVKDKVKFALQEFGCFEATFDQISQNLRNSVFVGLKQLFDLPLQNKLRNRSNKPYHGYVGQYAMVPLYESLGIDSPHDLGSIESFTNLMWSEGNPDFSKSIQSFSQQLSELDQIVRKMVLESLGLEKYIDEHIESSNYLVRVQKYDFPKGHEAELGLTSHTDKNFLTILYQNEVNGLEVLTKDGQWITVDPSPNSFIVMIGEAFHVSALQIYFKYSHPQHMHGDKYIMTTSGTICLCFIRILFFSFLICYISF; encoded by the exons ATGGGCTCTGAAACTATCAAGCTTCCATTCATCAATTTCTCCGAACTGGACCAAGAAAGCCAAACCTCTAACTGGGAATCTGTTAAGGACAAAGTTAAGTTCGCCCTGCAAGAATTTGGCTGCTTCGAGGCAACATTCGATCAGATTTCTCAAAACCTCCGGAACTCGGTATTCGTAGGGCTGAAGCAGCTGTTTGATCTCCCTTTACAGAATAAACTTCGAAACAGGTCAAATAAACCATACCATGGCTATGTTGGACAGTATGCGATGGTGCCACTTTATGAAAGCTTGGGAATCGATAGCCCACACGACCTTGGAAGTATCGAAAGCTTCACGAATCTTATGTGGTCTGAAGGAAACCCTGATTTTAG CAAGAGTATTCAGTCCTTCTCACAGCAACTATCCGAATTGGATCAAATTGTACGTAAGATGGTTCTTGAAAGCTTGGGACTTGAAAAATATATAGACGAACACATAGAGTCGTCGAATTACCTCGTCCGGGTTCAAAAATATGATTTCCCAAAAGGCCATGAAGCCGAGCTCGGATTAACATCACACACAGATAAAAACTTTTTGACCATATTGTATCAAAATGAGGTGAATGGATTGGAAGTGTTGACAAAAGATGGGCAATGGATCACAGTGGATCCTTCTCCAAAttctttcattgtcatgatcgGAGAAGCTTTTCATGTAAGTGCACTTCAAATTTATTTCAAGTATTCGCATCCCCAACATATGCATGGAGACAAATACATCATGACCACTTCTGGAACTATTTGTCTTTG tttcataagaatattgtttttCTCCTTCCTAATTTGTTATATCTCCTTTTAA